The Triticum aestivum cultivar Chinese Spring chromosome 4B, IWGSC CS RefSeq v2.1, whole genome shotgun sequence sequence AACATTTTAGATTATTTCATGGCATGCCGTATTCAGCCAAAGTATGGTTGGTCTCCTGCAGGATAAATAAATTAAAGATATTGGATTACTTGCATGATATTTGGGATGTTGATCGGAAATCAGAATGGTCAATATGGATTGTTCATTCAAAAATTGAGATTCCACATCGTTACATGCATGGTATGGGTGACAGTTCGTCTCCTCGCCATTCACTCCGGAGGGTTTCCAGCTCAAAGAAGTTGCATCATGATGTAATTGTCTTCTCTTGATTGTTTAGAACGAAGTATGCTTGATACACTTGTCACTGTTTTATGGTTCCATATATTTTTGTAGCCTGTACAGAATGCTTCTTCACGAGCTGAACTCCACAGAAAAAGTATTGCGCAAATGAAGGTCAGTCTTTGTTGATGTTGGAACAATTTATAAGTGAAACACTTATCTTACTCAATAAGAGGAGACTAATGCGAAGTCCACTGCAGATTAACGCACGGTCTGTTCAAGATATGCATATCTATGCTAATCCTTCACGTGTTCCTGTTGTTCTTATAGAACAACATGTCATGGTCGTTCCACAACATGGTTGTAACAAGGATTTGTTGGCAAATGCTCCAGATCTGTATAATACTTCTGTACCACCTAATCTACAAGGAGATTCTTTTGCGGGGAATCCGCTCGGTGGTAAAAACACTGGACATGTCTTACGAGCTGTTATTTTTGTGCATGGATTTCAGGCAAGTTTATTTGGACTTATGTGTTGGTTTGGATCTAATTAGTACACATTTAATTTGAACTTCTGCCGATGTCAAAAAACAGGGGCATCATCTGGATCTTTGTCTCATTAGAAACCAATGGCTTTTGCGTGATCCTGGAGCTGAGTGCCTATTGTCTGAGACAAACGAAGATAGAACATATGGAGATTTTAAAGAAATGGGTAGAAGGCTTGCTAATGAAGTGGTCTCATTCCTAAAGAACAAATTGGATAAGTATTCGAGACATGGAGGCTGCAGAGAATTGAAGCTTAGTTTTGTCGGTCACTCCATTGGGAACGTCATCATCAGAAGTGCATTATCAGGTATTTTTCAACCTGAGAAATTCCGTCCAAACAGACTGCTGCATGTGGCTAATCAATTTCCATTCAACAGAACCCAAGTTGCAGCCGTTTTTGAAGAACCTCTACACATACATGTCGATATCAGGGCCTCATTTAGGTTACTGGTACAGCTCAAATTCGTTGTTCAACTCTGGCCTCTGGCTTATGAAGAGACTCAAGGGACTGCAATGCATGCATCAGCTCACTTTCACTGATGAGCAAGACCCCCAGAATACATTTTTTTACAAGCTCTGCAAGGTACATCGATTAAATCTATTAGCTTCATGCTAGAATTAGATGTTTTCTACAGCTAGAAGTAGAACTAGGACAATAGGCCAACTTCCTATAACTTGGTTTATGCGCTTGCTTTCCTATCTTTTTTCAGCTCAAGACATTGGAGAACTTCAAAAACATCATTTTGGTGTCTTCGCCGCAGGTGCCTAATATGATCAGCATGCCTTCCCTTCGTTTTGAATGCCACAATGGTTTACTCATTCTATTAGATGTCAAGAAGGTTTACTCATAAATCTGGTCACAATGTTCTTGTGCTAGGATGGCTACGTCCCATACCATTCAGCGAGAATTGACCTCTGCCCGGCCTCGTCGTCAGATAGCTCGAAGAAGGGGCAGGTGTTCACGGAGATGCTCAACAATTGCCTGGACCAGATCCGTGCACCCACCTCCGAGACGCGGGTGTTCATGCGCTGCGACGTGAGCTTCGACCAGTCCACCCAGCGACGGGACCTCAACTCCTTTGTCGGTAGGGCTGCACACGTCGAGTTCCTGGAGAATGACACGTATGCCAGGTTCATCATGTGGTCCTTTCCAGAATTGTTCCTGTGATGAATGAGGGTGTACCATAGACTGGGGATGAGGATGCCACCTCCATTTTGTAAGCGAAAATTCACATGGCCATCCTGAAATGACTTAGTAGTTGACAACCGATGGAAATGTAAGATGTTCTACACTAGTGGGAGTTCATGTTCTTAGAAAGAGGCATGACAAAAAAAGTACGGTATGCTTGGATACTAGCTAATACTCCCTCATTTTCAAATTATTTTAAGTTCTAGCTTAGTCCTAATTAAAGCTTGTTTAACGTTGATCATTGATAGAGAAAAAATATGCTAATATCTGGGATATAACCTATGTTGTTTcgccccttgggggggggggggggggggggggggggggggagggtcaaGTAGTAGTGAGGGAAAAATTATATATACGCCTCCCTCCCTCTTTAATGAGAGATGTAGAGAAAGTGAAGTAAGGGTGCCCTATGGGTATCTGATTTTGCCCCTTGGTCTCTTTTTTCATGTCCAAAGGAAATTCCATTCATTGAACCCTGGTTCAGGACTGATCTGTGGGCTTTGTGCTATAACCGGTGAAGTTTTAATGAAGCTCTAGGCCTTTCGTGGCCTTTCATGTTCAAAAACAAAAAATAGAACCAAGGGAAATTTGTTTGGGTCATGCAATGTGGCGGGGGGCGGGTGTGCCAAATTCCTCTGGACTGGTGATGAAGAATTACAAGCATATGCTACGTGGCGGTATGCCTGACCCAATTTTCATTATGTGTTTACTAGATCATGTTTTAGCATAGAGTGGTTACTGCAGTCTTCAAAGCCTGGTACAGCAAGGGCGTTCGCAAGTGTACCTTTCTCTTACTAGTGGTTCAATGTATTATAAGGAAtgttgttttgtgtgtgtgtgttggggggttggggggggggggggggggggggattactGTGCCCTCCCTCTTTAATGAgaaatgtgaagaagaaaaaacaaagtaAGGGTGTTGTTTGATTTTGTCCCCCTGACCTCTTTTTTCATGGGAAAAGGAAATTCCATTCGTTGAACCATGGTTCGGGATTGATGGGGCTAGAACATGTAGCTTCCATCTTGATAGGGCGGTGCTCTAACAAATTGAACTATAATCCTCGAGTGTATAGCGCaccttagggtgtgtttggttgcgttcttatctcggcatagttgttccctcttcatgcatgctcaccTCAACACCCCTTCTCATGCATGCTCTcctcatgcatgctcctagtgtatttgtgctaaactagtgtggactcatgcatccttcatacactctaccaaacacccaaaagtgggtcgagaagggaatttttgctctcatgcacccttcatacaccctaccaaacacacccttattGAACCAAGAGAAGATTGGGCTTGTCCTATCAAACCCTTAACCTCCAAGTTTCAGCTCCTAATTCCTTCTAGATTTCTCTCAAATGGCAGCTACattttctgtccagaaacttgccaggaagCTCAAGTCACCTCCTGTCGACTTGACTATGAACCAACACCTCAGGGTGACCTAACACTGTAAGGACTAAATGCTAGACATGAATTCACTACTCATGTGCACCGCGTTGCACCAGTGCACGCAGTAACCGCGTGAGTCCAGGGCGCCTGTCATGCGTTCGGTGCGCTCTGCGCGTCGGCATCGCCACTGTCCAGCCCATGCGTCCACCTCCGGCCATTCCAGCATGTCAATCACTCTCGCCTGCCTCGACTCATCCCTCCTGACCTCTCCCTGGAGCTCCCTGACACCGGCGACAGCCGCTACAGATGCGGAGACGGCGGAGCAGAGGGCACAGTACACTCGTGTGACCGTGTCGTCTCCCTCCCGTGTCCTGTGCTTGGCGCCAAGTCTCCACTGTGCCCGTGTGAGCTTCACTGACCTCTCCCATCGCAGGCGTGCTCGTGACGTTCCCTTGGTCGAGACGGTGCTGCTGGAGCTCTTCTACCTCGCCGGAAGCGCCAACTCCGATGAGCTCCGCTGCCTACCATCTCTTGAGAAGATCGCCGCGACGTCGTCCGTCCACCTCCGCCCACGCTGTTGTTACGTATGTGTTCGCCATGCCGAGACGCGTCCATCCATCCCTTCGCCGGTGGTAGCCGTGGCCTTCTCGCCGGAGAACCACCGGCAACCGAGccgccgtctctctctctctctctctctctctccctccctccctccctccctccctccccctcccccctccccctccccctccctccctccctccctccctctctctctctctctcctaaacCTGCCAGAGGGGCCCACCCGTTAGCCTCCCCCCGAAGCGgtataagtggaggcgtaatcccaaaatacgccttcgacgtcatcACTTCTGTTTATTCTGGAAAATCaatttaattcagaaatttgacccaactttgaccagctataactcttattctataagtccaaatcagttgattccttttgcattggTTTTGTCTTGAGCTCCTCTTTTAGCATGCAAATTTGGAGATTTTTTTTTGCTGTTTAGAATTTTGGTGCATTTGAATGTGTTATGTGACATTTTCTTTATGCCATTTTTAATATTTTCAGAAGGATCTTGCTGCCTTGAGGAggaccaggaggagtgtgaccctcctctgaaCTAAGGCAAGCCACCACAAATATTTGCAAGAGTGACATTTCAATGACTATGATTTTTACTGGAATATAATCTCATATAATGCATATAGTTATTTTAATAATTTCACATGTGCTAGTTTTATGTTCATGCTATGCTTACTATGCTTGCAGTGGTATTTGAGTTGTTTGGTCAAGTTTATGAAGTAGAGTAATATGGTCATGAGCATGTTTAGCTTAATACCGacattatctctctctctctctctctctctctctctctctctctctcctaaacCTGCCAGAGGGGCCCACCCGTTAGCCTCCCCCCGAAGCGgtataagtggaggcgtaatcccaAAATACGCCTTTGACATCATCACTTCTGTTTATTCTGGAAAATCAaaatttaattcagaaatttgacccaactttgaccagctataactcttattctataagtccaaatcagttgattccttttgcattggTTTTGTCTTGAGCTCCTCTTTTAGCATGCAAATTTGGAGATTTTTGTTTGCTGTTTAGAATTCTGGTGCATTTGAATGTGTTATGTGACATTTTCTTTATGCCATTTTTAATATTTTCAGAAGGATCTTGCTGCCTTGAGGAggaccaggaggagtgtgaccctcctttGAACTAAGGCAAGCCACCACAAATATTTGCAAGAGTGACATTTCAATGACTATGATTTTTACTGGAATATAATCTCATATAATGCATATAGTTATTTCAATAATTTCACATGTGCTAGTTTTATATTCATGCTATGCTTACTATGCTTGCAGTGGTATTTGAGTTGTTTGGTCAAGTTTATGAAGTAGAGTAATATGGTCATGAGCATGTTTAGCTTAATACCGacattatctctctctctctctctcctaaacCTGCCAGAGCGGCCCACCCGTTAGCCTCCCCCCGAAGCggtttaagtggaggcgtaatcccaaaatacgccttcgacgtcatcACTTCTGTTTATTCTGGAAAATCAaaatttaattcagaaatttgacccaactttgaccagctataactcttattctataagtccaaatcagttgattccttttgcattggTATTGTCTTGAGCTCCTCTTTTAGCATGCAAATTTGGAGATTTTTGTTTGCTGTTTAGAATTCTGGTGCATTTGAGTGTGTTATGTGACATTTTATTTATGCCATTTTTAATATTTTCAGAAGGATCTTGCTGCCTTGAGGAggaccaggaggagtgtgaccctcctctgaaCTAAGGCAAGCCACCACAAATATTTGCAAGAGTGACATTTCAATGACTATGATTTTTACTGGAATATAATCTCATATAATGCATATAGTTATTTAATAATTTCACATGTGCTAGTTTTATATTCATGCTATGCTTACTATGCTTGCAGTGGTATTTGAGTTGTTTGGTCAAGTTTATGAAGTAGAGTAATATGGTCATGAGCATGCTTAGCTTAATACCGGCATTATGTTGAAATGGTGCATATGCATATCATGGtattttcatggcatactatggctCGAATAAATttcatttcaagttaaacctgactataatacaacttgaacatgttgttgattgagtcatggtgccaccgaatcgagcttcccagtgcaaccacatttgcctttatgggaaggccctgatttggtccgttgtcatgcctctcgtcggtgccttcAACGAGGAAAGGTTATACGCTTGcgctaccctggcccggtaggcaggcatagccttgtgtgcccgtagttgttttgGTACCATTGTctctgtttgggaccgttttgttttgccacgaaggtggtcgttggatgtccggagtggcatcggggccacccatgacttagcccaaatgggagttggtcggagtggccgggagagtgtcatgcaacagatcggttttgtcagaacgccgtaggtccacccgaatgggagtacgaggccatgggttctacgGTGTGgttacagtgtactaacctctgcagggtgtgtttaatctatcgatagtcgcgtcctcaGTCATGGAcatagttcgtagtaggtcacaccatgggtcaacggaAATAATTAACCTGTACACATAAGATATGCGTGTGGCACTTGATATGATGATTGAGCTGTCGGAACCATCGAGATGGTTTCTTTTGTAATCCGGAGGTGATCACCGTGGTAAAATGATGTTCGTGGTTACAAGGTAACCAAGATGGTAAGCTGGTCCGAGGGACCCTGTTTGCAAGCACTTTCACTTCATGAGTAGCATGTCATGTTCTTGCATATAACGTGCTTAAATATCATGTTGTTGTTTGCCATTGTTGCtttgtttgttgtgagcttgcgagtacattcaaagtactcacctggcgttTCATGCCAGTTTTAGGAGAAGCTATACCGGAGTTGGAGTTGCATCATGCATCAtagtctaggccgtgtccacatcagtgtccctgtgagatAGAGTCCTTCTACGTCGTTGATCCGCTACTGAGTAGCTATCGCCGAGGCCCCAACATgtttactaaataatgtacatatgtgCAGCAGCACTATGTGTGTTGCTTGCCCTCGTTAACTCATGTATCATCAGACCCTTGTATCTGTAGAGATCAATAAAGCGGTTAtctttctgtaccaagttgttgtgtgttgccacaAGACATGACCTCTGGGctagcaatgcaaggtaaaccggttgctccgagccggggtgccacaggggagagtgtgtccatgtaccctcgtagaccattaagcggaagcatatatcacgcggttgatgtagtcgtactcttcatgaTCCAATCGTGATCCAATCCGTtgaagtgccgaacggatggcacctccgcgttcaacacacgtgtggcttgatgacgtctcctccttcttgatccaacaagcaaGGGTGGATAAGTAGATGGGATCTcaaccagcacgacggcgtgggtggagatggtggtggtgtagtgccggcagggcttcgccaaatgCTGTTGGAACCAATCTAAGGAGAAAAGAGAGTTATTAGAGAGGTAGGGCTGCCGCCGGGGCGTGGGAATTGGTGTGTGATatctctccaacatatctataattttttattgttccatgctattatattatcaatcttggatgttttatatgcattattatgctattttatatcatttttttgggactaacctactaacctagtgcctagtgtcaattgctgttttttcccttgtttttctCTTTAccgaaaatcaataccaaacagagtccagatggaacaaaactttttgaggatttttcttggaacaCAAGACACTGTGGAAGCTTCGGGGGGAGGCTAGAAGGGCCACGAGGCGACAACAAGttcagggggcacgccctaggggcggGCCCTCCCCAAGCTTGTAGGTCCCCCATGGCACTTCCAACCCTATTTTTTCTtctataaatactcaaatattccccaaagaccagagggcacaccaaaaatatttttccgccgccgcaagtttctgtcttcgtgagatcccatctggggaccttttctggtactctgccagagggggattcgatcgcggagggcttctacatatcaaccttgctgcccttctgatgatgtgtgagtagtttaccatagacctaggggtccatagctagtagctagatggcttattctctctctctgatcttcaatacaatgttctcgttaatgttcttggagatctattcaatgtaatcttcttttgtgatgtgatgaactgtgggtttatgatcaaattatttatgaatattatttcagtcttctctgaactctttaatgcgtgatttatatagctttgtatttctctccaatctattgatttggtttggccgagtagattgatttttcttgcaatgggagaggtgctttgtaataggttcaatcttgcggtgctcaatcctagtgatagaaagggacatgacacgtatttgtattattatcattaaggataaaaagatggggtttgttcatactgattggatctatccctctacatcatgtcatcttgcttaaggcgttactccgttcttgttaacttaatacactagatgcatgctagatagtggtcgatgtgtggagtaatagtagtagatgcagataggagtcagtctacttgtctcggacatgatgcatCTATAcctgatcattgccttggatatcgccataactatgcgcttttctatcaattgctaaacagtaatttgtttacccaccgtatactTTATTTCaagggagaagcctctagtgaaaactatgccccccgggtctacttttatgatattattttcagatctacaaaataaaatcacaaaaatatattgctgcaatttatttacttttattttatttagcacttttacttatcttttataaccatcactattagatctcatccttgcaagtaaccgtgaagggattgacaacccctttatcgcgttgggtgcaagtatttgtttgtttgtgcaggtgaaACTATTGAGGACTtatgtgttcctcctactggattgataccttggttctccactaagggaaatacttatctctactttgccgcatcaccctttcctctttaagggaaaaaccaacgcaagctcaagaagtagcaggaagaatttctggcgccattgctggggaggatctacatcaagcctaccaagtacctatcataaactctcatctcttgcatttacattatttgccatttgcctctcgttttcctctcccccacttctaaaacatttttagaaaaatacaaaaatatttgccttctttccgtttgcctttttgtttgcttgtgttctaGATTGCTTTTTGTGTCACGGTGTCTCAagaatgttgggaaacgtagcatgcaatttcaaaaaaattcctacgctcatgcaagatctatctaggagatgcatagcaacgagagggggagagtgtgtccacgtaccctcgtagaccgaaagcagaagcgttaacttaacgcgattgatgtagtcgaacgtcttcttgaatcaactcatcaagtatcaaacgtacgacacctccgagttatgcacacgttcagctcgatgacgtccctcgaactcttgatccagtagaggtacaGAGGAGTCGATGAGTTCTTAtaggcacgatggcgtggtgacggtgttggtgatgtgatccacgcagggctttgcctaagcactatgacaatatgaccggaggagtaaacggtggaggggggcaccgcacacggctaagaaacaactattgtgctttggggtgccccccagcccccgtatataaaggaggagaggggaggccaccGGCCCTAggaggcgcgccaagtggggggagtcccactaggactcctagtcctagtcggctcccccttccttccaacggaggggggaaggggaaagagggggagagggaga is a genomic window containing:
- the LOC123091439 gene encoding uncharacterized protein isoform X1, yielding METAHEVAIYIDRFHNLDLYHQGWYRMKISAAWEQDDGRAPVSPARVAQYEATDIGAKRASGFWKIDDVDNSFYTQPFRIKYARQDIYLSLMVSFYIPNSQDEGPATSSVMLKFELLFVPTLGNRIETEDSNDQYLVPVHEFRIPHRALLGLHTYCPVHFDTFHPVLVDLTIHIVYLKAGVTKSSLKAFKQGSVSKSYDILKALLSSRELLLEEVKRISNGIGQTLEDLDGADLTLGKYESVHPTKSSFPNYTNGLPVIPKCIGQQFGILQDLLERSDDAVQSTNDVMLYTLSKEELFELFETVSDQLSLLWSGFLKFHRINKLKILDYLHDIWDVDRKSEWSIWIVHSKIEIPHRYMHGMGDSSSPRHSLRRVSSSKKLHHDPVQNASSRAELHRKSIAQMKINARSVQDMHIYANPSRVPVVLIEQHVMVVPQHGCNKDLLANAPDLYNTSVPPNLQGDSFAGNPLGGKNTGHVLRAVIFVHGFQGHHLDLCLIRNQWLLRDPGAECLLSETNEDRTYGDFKEMGRRLANEVVSFLKNKLDKYSRHGGCRELKLSFVGHSIGNVIIRSALSEPKLQPFLKNLYTYMSISGPHLGYWYSSNSLFNSGLWLMKRLKGLQCMHQLTFTDEQDPQNTFFYKLCKLKTLENFKNIILVSSPQDGYVPYHSARIDLCPASSSDSSKKGQVFTEMLNNCLDQIRAPTSETRVFMRCDVSFDQSTQRRDLNSFVGRAAHVEFLENDTYARFIMWSFPELFL
- the LOC123091439 gene encoding uncharacterized protein isoform X2: MVSFYIPNSQDEGPATSSVMLKFELLFVPTLGNRIETEDSNDQYLVPVHEFRIPHRALLGLHTYCPVHFDTFHPVLVDLTIHIVYLKAGVTKSSLKAFKQGSVSKSYDILKALLSSRELLLEEVKRISNGIGQTLEDLDGADLTLGKYESVHPTKSSFPNYTNGLPVIPKCIGQQFGILQDLLERSDDAVQSTNDVMLYTLSKEELFELFETVSDQLSLLWSGFLKFHRINKLKILDYLHDIWDVDRKSEWSIWIVHSKIEIPHRYMHGMGDSSSPRHSLRRVSSSKKLHHDPVQNASSRAELHRKSIAQMKINARSVQDMHIYANPSRVPVVLIEQHVMVVPQHGCNKDLLANAPDLYNTSVPPNLQGDSFAGNPLGGKNTGHVLRAVIFVHGFQGHHLDLCLIRNQWLLRDPGAECLLSETNEDRTYGDFKEMGRRLANEVVSFLKNKLDKYSRHGGCRELKLSFVGHSIGNVIIRSALSEPKLQPFLKNLYTYMSISGPHLGYWYSSNSLFNSGLWLMKRLKGLQCMHQLTFTDEQDPQNTFFYKLCKLKTLENFKNIILVSSPQDGYVPYHSARIDLCPASSSDSSKKGQVFTEMLNNCLDQIRAPTSETRVFMRCDVSFDQSTQRRDLNSFVGRAAHVEFLENDTYARFIMWSFPELFL